From the genome of Brevibacterium sp. JSBI002, one region includes:
- a CDS encoding TetR family transcriptional regulator, translating into MADVNPGPRRRGRPRKDSSSDARTAIADAASAEFAEKGYDKTSIRGIARRAQVDSALVHHYFESKAGLFAEVVKLPVRPDRIVRSALDTDDDRLGESLVRTVLSAWERSTVKSIGVTVLRSAVSDSAAGRLIRQFLLRELKGAVAGRLESSGVDPAEADVRATLVLTQMAGALIFRHVLELEPLASMPVDDLIARLAPAVQCHIDGVGDVE; encoded by the coding sequence ATGGCGGATGTGAACCCGGGGCCCCGCCGGAGAGGGCGCCCGCGCAAGGACAGCAGCAGCGACGCGCGGACGGCGATTGCTGACGCCGCCTCGGCCGAATTCGCCGAAAAGGGCTATGACAAGACGTCGATTCGCGGCATCGCCCGTCGGGCCCAGGTCGACTCCGCGCTCGTCCACCACTACTTCGAGTCCAAGGCCGGACTGTTCGCCGAGGTGGTCAAGCTTCCCGTGCGACCGGACCGCATCGTCCGCTCGGCCTTGGATACCGACGATGACCGCCTCGGCGAGTCCCTCGTGCGCACGGTGCTCAGCGCCTGGGAACGTTCGACCGTGAAGTCTATCGGGGTGACAGTTCTGCGCTCTGCCGTGAGCGACTCGGCGGCCGGCCGTCTGATCAGGCAGTTTCTGCTGCGTGAGCTCAAAGGAGCGGTGGCGGGCAGGCTCGAGTCGAGCGGCGTCGACCCGGCAGAGGCGGATGTTCGGGCCACTCTCGTCCTCACCCAGATGGCGGGTGCGCTCATCTTCCGCCACGTCCTCGAACTCGAACCGCTGGCGTCGATGCCGGTCGACGATCTCATCGCACGACTGGCACCGGCGGTGCAGTGCCATATCGATGGGGTCGGCGACGTGGAATGA
- a CDS encoding ABC transporter ATP-binding protein produces MMNNSVEARGLTIRRGRTTVIDSLDLAVSRGDIVGLLGPSGSGKTTLMRAIVGVQIVAGGRVQVLGRAAGSADLRHRVGYMTQSASIYEDLSVRANLRYFARVQGASKADVERVLERTDLTGQADQMARTLSGGQANRVSLAAAMLGSPDLLVLDEPTVGLDPVLRSDLWDLFRGLADEGTTLLVSSHVMDEATRCDRLLLMREGAIIADTTPNDLLASTGAASAEEAFLDIIEADANGAGPSGRSRRSGTRLLSRGGRGGAGRGAGKGGRR; encoded by the coding sequence ATGATGAATAATTCGGTGGAAGCCCGAGGACTGACGATCCGCCGTGGCCGCACGACAGTCATCGATTCACTGGACCTCGCGGTGTCCAGAGGCGATATCGTCGGGCTGTTGGGGCCCAGCGGCAGCGGGAAGACGACGCTGATGCGCGCCATCGTCGGGGTCCAGATCGTCGCGGGCGGGCGGGTGCAGGTGCTGGGCCGGGCCGCCGGATCTGCGGATCTGCGGCATCGGGTCGGCTATATGACCCAATCGGCGAGCATCTATGAGGACCTGAGCGTGCGGGCGAATCTGCGCTACTTCGCACGGGTGCAGGGAGCGTCGAAGGCCGATGTCGAGCGGGTCCTCGAGCGGACGGACCTGACCGGTCAGGCCGATCAGATGGCCAGGACGCTGTCGGGCGGTCAGGCCAACCGGGTGTCCTTGGCCGCGGCGATGCTCGGATCCCCGGACCTGCTGGTCCTCGACGAACCGACCGTGGGTCTCGATCCTGTTCTGCGCAGTGATCTGTGGGACCTCTTCCGCGGCCTCGCCGACGAGGGGACGACTCTGCTGGTCTCGAGCCATGTCATGGATGAGGCGACGCGCTGTGATCGGCTGCTGCTCATGCGGGAGGGGGCGATCATCGCCGATACGACACCGAATGATCTGCTCGCCAGCACGGGGGCCGCCTCGGCGGAGGAAGCGTTCCTCGACATCATCGAAGCGGATGCGAACGGGGCGGGACCGTCCGGACGGAGCCGTCGGTCGGGGACCCGACTGCTCTCCCGAGGCGGTCGCGGCGGCGCGGGCCGCGGCGCGGGGAAGGGAGGCCGGCGATGA
- a CDS encoding helix-turn-helix domain-containing protein yields MIISDTDYDRKQLRTAEDEMWSCIRVLNSLGISEGIFAPEDFAPYTAMFGTAPEQTERFMHRMLEPLRRWDRTHSAELLSTLREYFESGMSIRRTATQMSVHVNTVKQRLERADLVLGQEWKTPDRAFRLQVALRLDKLKSSF; encoded by the coding sequence GTGATCATCTCCGACACCGATTACGACAGGAAGCAGCTGCGCACTGCCGAGGACGAAATGTGGTCGTGCATCCGCGTCCTCAATTCCCTCGGCATCAGCGAAGGAATCTTTGCCCCGGAGGATTTCGCGCCTTACACCGCAATGTTCGGCACCGCGCCGGAGCAGACGGAGAGATTCATGCACCGGATGCTCGAGCCGCTGCGCCGATGGGACCGAACCCATTCAGCCGAGCTGCTCTCGACTCTGCGGGAGTATTTCGAGTCCGGCATGAGCATCCGCAGAACCGCGACTCAGATGTCAGTGCATGTCAACACCGTCAAGCAACGACTGGAGAGAGCGGATCTCGTGCTCGGTCAGGAGTGGAAGACACCGGACCGGGCGTTCCGCCTCCAGGTCGCGCTCCGCCTCGACAAGTTGAAGTCATCCTTCTAA
- a CDS encoding GAF domain-containing protein has translation MTEIDDEPGTVSATAVAEIVGALSRGVDLDRAALARCFEHHPDLIDSFSDLSATMTRWKQKDRERSALLESASELIRVRDTEKLLQKLVDRARTLIGCDIAYLSQYYPETDDLRVQASRGAISANLKELRVPPGVGLAGQVVRDRSAQWTSNYDLTRLPHERRVDSAVKAERMESLLGVPMLVDGEVLGALFAANRYPHDFTTDEITLLSALADHASVVLKTAQLMGDLAEAAQASAEAEETAAAQASTLQRLVEVEEQLTQLVLQGQGVPAVLAAISELLEADVIVVDSGRLGSPSFPADEAFFDGITVDDADVRTALSHSRATGRSAQVAGAQHMYVASVASHRRQHSALFVRFDDEPADGDANIVAQAAQTLALIRMNEQARADAENRVRGELAVDIIAGTRDLSELEARSRTGGFSLSGPWRLMTIQGDIENDDRIAARLVRLEPRILMTQRSPGITVLLPSAVIRDRPTLDTLFEESGASKVRW, from the coding sequence ATGACAGAGATCGATGATGAGCCGGGGACCGTGTCCGCCACCGCCGTGGCCGAGATCGTCGGAGCTCTCTCCCGCGGGGTAGATCTGGACCGCGCTGCCCTGGCCCGCTGTTTTGAGCACCACCCCGACCTCATCGACTCCTTCTCCGATCTCTCGGCGACCATGACCCGGTGGAAGCAGAAAGATCGCGAGCGTTCGGCCCTCCTGGAAAGCGCCTCGGAGCTCATCCGCGTGCGCGACACCGAGAAGCTGCTGCAGAAGCTCGTCGACCGTGCCCGAACACTCATCGGATGCGATATCGCCTACCTCTCCCAGTACTATCCGGAGACCGACGACCTGCGTGTTCAGGCAAGTCGCGGAGCGATCTCGGCGAATCTCAAAGAACTGCGAGTGCCTCCCGGCGTCGGACTGGCAGGACAGGTCGTGCGTGATCGCTCCGCACAGTGGACGTCGAACTACGATCTGACCCGACTGCCTCACGAAAGACGCGTCGACTCCGCGGTGAAGGCCGAGCGCATGGAATCACTCCTCGGAGTGCCGATGCTCGTCGACGGCGAAGTCCTCGGCGCCCTCTTCGCGGCCAACCGCTACCCACATGACTTCACCACCGACGAGATCACCCTGCTGTCGGCTCTCGCGGACCATGCTTCCGTGGTGCTGAAGACGGCGCAGCTGATGGGAGACCTCGCAGAGGCGGCCCAAGCCTCCGCGGAAGCCGAGGAGACGGCAGCCGCGCAGGCCAGCACCCTCCAACGGCTCGTCGAGGTCGAGGAGCAGCTGACGCAGCTCGTCCTGCAGGGACAAGGAGTCCCCGCAGTTCTCGCCGCCATCTCCGAACTGCTCGAGGCCGACGTGATCGTCGTCGACAGCGGACGTCTCGGCTCTCCGAGCTTCCCCGCCGATGAGGCGTTCTTCGACGGCATCACGGTGGACGATGCGGACGTCCGAACGGCACTGAGTCACAGTCGGGCGACAGGCCGAAGCGCGCAGGTCGCTGGTGCACAGCACATGTACGTCGCCTCGGTGGCATCCCACCGCCGACAGCACAGCGCACTGTTCGTGCGTTTCGACGACGAACCGGCGGACGGCGACGCGAACATCGTCGCCCAGGCGGCGCAGACGCTCGCGCTCATCCGAATGAACGAACAAGCCCGGGCTGATGCCGAGAACCGAGTCCGTGGAGAACTCGCAGTCGACATCATTGCCGGCACTCGTGATCTCAGTGAGCTCGAAGCCCGTTCCCGAACCGGCGGCTTCAGCCTCTCCGGACCCTGGAGACTCATGACGATTCAGGGCGACATCGAAAACGATGACCGCATCGCCGCTCGCCTGGTCCGCCTCGAGCCGCGCATTCTCATGACGCAGCGATCCCCCGGGATCACGGTGCTCCTGCCCAGCGCCGTGATCCGCGACAGGCCCACCCTGGACACCCTGTTCGAAGAGTCGGGCGCCTCGAAAGTTCGCTGGTGA
- a CDS encoding NTP transferase domain-containing protein, whose translation MEQVREIPSLLLLAAGSGTRMGGPKALLKYADGTALLTVQVERMLTAATARGCDSNVIVVLGPAADRASRLVPGRARIVENPEHRQGLSTSLRAGLSAVPNIAAGVVISLLDLPDVPAEAYGRLLDATVPEHLARAHWNSVPGHPVGLGRAHIAEAHAAAAGDEGLRVMLRRHSSRGGVSGIECADLLPAGRDGLADIDTPEAAARFGLHLADIHS comes from the coding sequence ATGGAGCAGGTGAGAGAGATCCCGAGTCTGCTGCTGTTGGCGGCCGGCAGCGGAACTCGGATGGGCGGGCCGAAGGCACTGCTCAAATACGCGGACGGCACCGCGCTGCTGACCGTGCAGGTCGAAAGGATGCTGACCGCGGCTACCGCCCGAGGATGCGACTCGAACGTCATCGTCGTGCTCGGCCCGGCGGCTGATCGGGCCTCCCGACTGGTGCCGGGCCGAGCACGGATCGTCGAGAACCCTGAGCACCGACAGGGCCTGAGCACCTCGCTGCGCGCTGGGCTGAGCGCGGTGCCGAACATAGCTGCCGGAGTCGTCATCTCTCTGCTCGATCTTCCCGATGTCCCAGCTGAGGCCTACGGTCGCCTGCTCGATGCGACGGTTCCGGAGCACCTCGCCCGCGCACACTGGAACTCGGTTCCCGGTCACCCCGTCGGCCTCGGTCGTGCACACATCGCCGAAGCGCACGCGGCCGCTGCCGGGGACGAAGGACTGCGGGTCATGCTCCGCCGCCACTCCAGCCGCGGCGGCGTCTCCGGCATCGAATGCGCGGACCTGCTGCCAGCCGGTCGAGACGGGCTGGCCGACATCGACACCCCGGAGGCCGCAGCCCGATTCGGACTGCACCTCGCAGACATCCACTCATGA
- a CDS encoding ABC transporter permease, with translation MSPLRTLATTGRVLVQIRNDPRTIALLLIVPSLLIGLVAWIFAETEVFADIGPAMLALFPFIVMFLVTSIATLRERRSGTLERLLSMPLGRGEFILGYTLAFGLLAVVQTAVAVGYATLVCGLEIDGPVWLLFVVAIADALLGTALGLLASAFARTEFQVVQFMPVFVFPQILLGGIFLPRDQLPDVLEVIGDWLPLSHAIDALSAVSTGSEDDAYIWLRVLFIACWIVGAVIVGSLTLRRRTP, from the coding sequence ATGAGCCCGCTGCGCACTCTGGCGACGACGGGACGTGTGCTCGTCCAGATCCGGAACGATCCGCGCACGATCGCCCTGCTGCTCATCGTGCCGAGCCTGCTGATCGGGCTCGTGGCCTGGATCTTCGCCGAGACCGAGGTGTTCGCCGACATCGGGCCGGCGATGCTTGCGCTCTTCCCGTTCATCGTCATGTTCCTCGTCACGAGCATCGCGACCCTGCGCGAACGCCGCAGCGGAACGCTCGAACGTCTGCTGTCGATGCCGTTGGGGCGCGGCGAATTCATCCTCGGCTACACCCTCGCGTTCGGCCTGCTCGCCGTCGTGCAGACGGCCGTGGCCGTCGGCTACGCGACTCTGGTCTGCGGTCTCGAGATCGACGGGCCGGTCTGGCTGCTCTTCGTCGTCGCGATCGCCGACGCGCTGCTGGGCACGGCCTTGGGCCTGCTGGCCAGTGCTTTTGCTCGCACAGAGTTCCAGGTCGTGCAGTTCATGCCGGTCTTCGTGTTCCCGCAGATCCTGCTCGGCGGGATCTTCCTCCCGCGCGATCAGCTGCCCGATGTGCTCGAAGTGATCGGCGACTGGCTGCCGCTGTCCCATGCGATCGATGCGCTGAGCGCGGTGTCGACGGGCAGTGAGGACGATGCCTACATCTGGCTGCGGGTGCTCTTTATCGCCTGCTGGATCGTCGGCGCCGTCATCGTCGGCTCGCTGACGCTGCGACGCCGGACGCCGTGA
- a CDS encoding pyridoxal phosphate-dependent aminotransferase encodes MFRQSSKLANVLYDIRGPVLEEAQAMEAAGHTILKLNIGNPAPFGFEAPEAIVQDIAANLPVTQGYSDSRGILSARRAVVQYYETRGIHNLGTDEVYLGNGVSELITLSLQALCNPGDEILVPGPDYPLWTASVALSGGTPVHYRCAEEDAWQPDLADLEARITDRTRGIVVINPNNPTGAVYSKETLQKIADIARRHGLIVFSDEIYEKITYNGVELVNMATLTGDDVLCLTFSGLSKAYRVAGYRSGWLAITGPLDEAHSYLEGIKLLANMRMCSNVPAQHAIQAALGGKQSIDDLVLPTGRLGAQMQVAYEGLNSIDGVSAHRADGALYMFAKLDVEKFGITDDEQFALDLLREQKILVSHGTAFNWPKPDHFRLVTLPSVEVLTEAIERLDTFLSGYRQVAPTTCELPVVREHEVRGAAAAG; translated from the coding sequence ATGTTCAGGCAGTCGTCGAAGTTGGCCAATGTCCTCTATGACATTCGAGGACCCGTCCTCGAAGAGGCCCAGGCGATGGAAGCCGCCGGGCACACGATCCTCAAGCTCAACATCGGCAACCCTGCCCCCTTCGGATTCGAAGCCCCCGAGGCGATCGTCCAGGACATCGCCGCGAACCTGCCGGTGACGCAGGGCTATTCCGACTCGCGGGGAATCCTCTCCGCCCGTCGCGCGGTCGTCCAGTACTACGAGACCCGCGGCATCCACAATCTCGGCACCGACGAGGTCTACCTCGGCAACGGAGTCAGCGAACTCATCACCTTGAGTCTGCAGGCGCTGTGCAATCCCGGCGATGAGATCCTCGTGCCCGGCCCTGACTACCCGCTGTGGACCGCCTCGGTGGCACTGTCCGGCGGCACCCCGGTCCACTACCGCTGCGCGGAAGAGGACGCCTGGCAGCCTGACCTGGCCGACCTCGAAGCCCGGATCACCGATCGCACCCGCGGCATCGTCGTCATCAACCCGAACAACCCGACCGGCGCCGTGTACTCGAAGGAGACGCTGCAGAAGATCGCGGACATCGCCCGCCGCCACGGCCTCATCGTCTTCTCCGATGAGATCTACGAGAAGATCACCTACAACGGCGTCGAGCTGGTCAACATGGCCACCCTCACCGGCGACGACGTTCTGTGCCTGACCTTCTCCGGACTCTCGAAGGCCTACCGGGTCGCCGGCTACCGTTCCGGCTGGCTGGCGATCACCGGACCGCTGGACGAGGCGCACAGCTACCTCGAGGGCATCAAGCTGCTGGCGAATATGCGCATGTGCTCGAACGTTCCGGCCCAGCACGCGATCCAAGCGGCCCTGGGCGGGAAGCAGTCGATCGACGATCTCGTTCTGCCGACCGGCCGCCTCGGCGCGCAGATGCAGGTAGCCTACGAGGGGCTCAATTCGATCGACGGCGTCTCGGCTCACCGGGCCGACGGCGCGCTGTACATGTTCGCGAAGCTCGATGTCGAGAAGTTCGGCATCACCGATGACGAGCAGTTCGCCCTCGACCTCCTGCGCGAACAGAAGATCCTCGTCTCCCACGGCACGGCCTTCAACTGGCCCAAGCCCGACCATTTCCGACTCGTCACCCTGCCCTCGGTCGAGGTGCTCACCGAGGCGATCGAACGCCTCGACACGTTCCTCTCCGGCTACCGGCAGGTCGCTCCCACGACGTGCGAGCTGCCTGTGGTGCGCGAACATGAGGTACGCGGAGCCGCAGCCGCCGGTTGA
- a CDS encoding hydantoinase/oxoprolinase family protein, producing MSPNAPRIRIGIDTGGTFTDIVAFDETSGTLTTTKTPSTPSNPADGFINGIDKVLAMLGDSVTAEHISAVSHGTTVATNQLLEGKLDRLGFITTEGYEFVLEIARQAVPDGYGNSYFWVKPERIVPADLVKTVSGRLDFEGGEVRPFDEAQAREVAQWFKDQGVMTLGVNFLHAYANPAHEQKMREILTEIHPEATVSLSSEVLREYREYERSMTTLVDAAVKPKVSKYVRNIHDRLDAYTGVGADSALPFYIMKSNGGVLSAEEVVNQPITTVLSGPAAGALGAGLIAREAGFDKVLTCDGGGTSTDVTVVIDGEPALTTEGSVGVYPSKIPMIDVVTVGAGGGSIAWTTPEGQLKVGPQSAGADPGPICYGNGGTEPTITDAHVYLGRIPPHLLGGEIPLDVEAARSGIDEIAQRLGLTAEKAATGILEISAWNQANALRQISVQRGLDVRDFMLATFGGSGSLLACTLVDVLDLAGVVVPLNPGNVSAFGLLTVDVKNDYVQTHVSRDDRLDIDEVSAIFAGLTHRAAEALDNEGFPSDDHQFDRTVDLRYFGQAFEVRVPAPAGPITRDWADEVTQAFHAEHRKLYGYDFADKDDQFVEWVNLRVSGIGPITRPQTRHIESAENAPALDERAQTGRRPVCFDAAEDFVDTPVYWREHLLNGDEIVGPAVIEEFGSTVPLHPNFTARIDRAANIIITRTTGQEDSK from the coding sequence ATGTCGCCCAACGCTCCTCGAATCCGCATCGGCATCGATACCGGTGGAACATTCACCGATATCGTCGCCTTCGACGAAACCAGCGGCACACTGACGACGACGAAGACGCCGTCGACGCCTTCGAACCCGGCCGACGGCTTCATCAACGGCATCGACAAAGTGCTGGCGATGCTCGGCGATTCCGTCACAGCGGAGCACATCAGCGCTGTCAGCCACGGAACGACTGTGGCCACCAACCAACTCCTCGAAGGCAAGCTCGACCGCCTCGGCTTCATCACGACCGAAGGCTACGAATTCGTCCTCGAGATCGCACGTCAGGCAGTGCCCGACGGCTACGGCAACTCGTACTTCTGGGTCAAGCCGGAGCGCATCGTCCCTGCCGATCTGGTCAAGACCGTCTCGGGGCGTCTCGATTTCGAGGGCGGCGAAGTCCGCCCGTTCGACGAGGCTCAGGCGCGCGAGGTCGCCCAGTGGTTCAAAGATCAGGGCGTCATGACACTGGGCGTGAACTTCCTCCACGCCTACGCCAACCCGGCTCACGAGCAGAAGATGCGCGAGATCCTCACCGAGATCCACCCTGAGGCGACGGTGTCGTTGAGCTCCGAGGTGCTGCGAGAGTATCGAGAGTACGAGCGGTCGATGACGACGCTCGTCGACGCGGCCGTCAAGCCGAAGGTCTCGAAGTATGTGCGCAACATCCACGACCGCCTCGACGCCTACACCGGCGTCGGCGCAGACTCCGCGCTGCCGTTCTACATCATGAAGTCCAACGGCGGAGTCCTGTCTGCCGAAGAAGTCGTCAACCAGCCGATCACCACCGTACTCTCCGGCCCGGCCGCTGGAGCCCTTGGCGCCGGTCTCATCGCCCGGGAAGCCGGATTCGACAAGGTGCTCACCTGCGACGGCGGGGGTACCTCGACGGATGTCACCGTCGTCATCGACGGTGAGCCGGCCCTGACGACCGAAGGCAGCGTCGGCGTATACCCATCGAAGATCCCGATGATCGACGTTGTGACCGTCGGCGCCGGCGGCGGATCGATCGCGTGGACGACCCCAGAGGGCCAGCTCAAGGTCGGTCCCCAGTCGGCGGGCGCCGACCCGGGCCCCATCTGCTACGGAAACGGCGGCACCGAGCCGACGATCACCGATGCCCACGTCTACCTCGGGCGGATCCCGCCCCACCTCCTCGGCGGAGAAATCCCGCTCGACGTCGAGGCCGCCAGGTCCGGCATCGACGAGATCGCTCAGCGACTCGGGCTGACCGCGGAGAAGGCGGCAACCGGCATCCTCGAGATCTCAGCCTGGAACCAGGCGAATGCTCTGCGTCAGATCTCGGTGCAGCGGGGGCTCGATGTCCGCGACTTCATGCTCGCAACTTTCGGCGGATCGGGCTCGCTGCTCGCCTGCACCCTCGTCGACGTCCTCGACCTCGCCGGAGTCGTCGTTCCTCTCAACCCCGGCAACGTCTCCGCCTTCGGTCTGCTCACCGTCGACGTGAAGAACGACTACGTGCAGACACATGTCAGCCGCGATGACCGCCTCGATATCGACGAGGTCTCCGCGATCTTCGCGGGACTGACGCATCGGGCTGCCGAGGCTCTGGACAACGAGGGCTTCCCGAGCGACGACCACCAATTCGACCGCACGGTCGACCTGCGGTACTTCGGACAGGCCTTTGAAGTCCGCGTCCCTGCGCCGGCGGGGCCGATCACCAGGGACTGGGCCGATGAGGTCACACAGGCATTCCACGCCGAGCACCGCAAGCTCTACGGCTACGACTTCGCCGACAAAGACGATCAGTTCGTCGAATGGGTCAACCTCAGGGTGTCCGGTATCGGGCCGATCACCCGGCCCCAGACCCGCCACATCGAGTCGGCAGAGAATGCGCCGGCTCTCGACGAGAGGGCACAGACCGGTCGCCGCCCCGTCTGCTTCGACGCGGCCGAGGACTTCGTCGACACCCCGGTCTACTGGCGTGAGCACCTGCTCAACGGCGATGAGATCGTCGGACCGGCGGTCATCGAGGAGTTCGGCTCCACGGTGCCGCTCCATCCGAATTTCACCGCGCGCATCGATCGCGCCGCGAACATCATCATCACCCGCACGACCGGTCAGGAGGACAGCAAATGA
- a CDS encoding NmrA family NAD(P)-binding protein: MKPQARADRIGIVSGTGKTGRAVAAAVSSAGGVPVTLGRADLADPITALQGCRSVYLMAPNLHSDEVGFIEMLLGACHAAGVERIVYHSVASPYAPAMPHHLAKAESEDRVRRSSLPFTIVEPCAYIDNFLPGLRGHDPQITVPYDPDTPFGLISLRDVGEAAAHLLAGDSHIGATLEIGGPQLVTVRDVARAAEAVLGTEVALEVTSPRAWAAGQEHNGSGLDAREREWLTAMFAYYDRYGLPCGAAGIPAILGRDARGLDEVLAEELLVA, encoded by the coding sequence GTGAAACCACAAGCCAGAGCGGACAGGATCGGCATCGTCTCCGGAACCGGGAAGACAGGCCGTGCCGTCGCGGCAGCTGTGAGCTCCGCAGGCGGCGTGCCAGTGACTTTGGGGCGGGCAGACCTCGCCGATCCCATCACCGCGCTGCAGGGATGCCGATCCGTCTACCTCATGGCGCCGAACCTGCACAGCGATGAAGTCGGCTTCATCGAGATGCTCCTTGGGGCTTGCCACGCCGCCGGTGTCGAACGGATCGTCTACCACTCGGTGGCCTCACCATACGCCCCGGCGATGCCGCACCATCTCGCCAAGGCCGAGTCCGAGGACCGCGTGCGCCGCAGTTCGCTGCCCTTCACCATCGTCGAACCCTGCGCGTATATCGACAACTTCCTGCCCGGGCTGCGCGGTCATGACCCTCAGATCACCGTCCCGTACGACCCGGATACTCCCTTCGGGCTCATCAGCCTGCGCGACGTCGGTGAAGCGGCCGCGCACCTGCTCGCAGGCGACAGTCATATCGGGGCGACTCTCGAAATCGGCGGACCGCAGCTCGTGACGGTGCGCGATGTGGCCCGAGCCGCGGAGGCAGTGCTCGGCACCGAGGTGGCTCTCGAGGTGACGAGTCCACGCGCGTGGGCGGCCGGGCAGGAGCACAACGGCAGCGGACTCGATGCGCGCGAACGAGAATGGCTGACGGCGATGTTCGCCTACTATGACCGCTATGGCCTGCCCTGTGGGGCGGCGGGGATCCCCGCCATCCTCGGACGAGATGCTCGCGGCCTCGACGAGGTGCTCGCGGAGGAGCTGCTCGTCGCCTGA